Proteins found in one Bacteroidales bacterium WCE2008 genomic segment:
- a CDS encoding Inner membrane component domain-containing protein gives MSIIGNLIWLVLGGLVVAIIYFVVGLLMCITIIGIPFELQLFKLDAYTIHLNEINQ, from the coding sequence ATGAGCATAATAGGAAATCTTATCTGGCTGGTGCTGGGCGGACTTGTGGTCGCCATAATTTATTTTGTCGTGGGACTGTTGATGTGCATCACAATCATCGGCATTCCGTTCGAGCTGCAGCTGTTCAAGCTTGACGCATATACCATCCATCTTAACGAGATAAACCAGTAA
- a CDS encoding DNA-binding transcriptional regulator, XRE-family HTH domain (manually curated), with product MEKEPVLKAFGQRVRELRKKRNMSQEQLADLAGVHRTYIGMIERAEKNITLCNIERIAKALEVNIKDLF from the coding sequence ATGGAAAAAGAACCAGTTCTCAAGGCTTTCGGACAGAGAGTACGGGAGCTTAGAAAAAAACGTAATATGTCACAAGAACAGCTTGCTGACTTGGCAGGTGTACATCGAACATATATCGGTATGATAGAACGTGCAGAAAAGAATATTACACTTTGTAATATCGAGAGGATAGCTAAGGCACTCGAGGTCAATATCAAGGATTTATTCTAA